One window of Vitis riparia cultivar Riparia Gloire de Montpellier isolate 1030 chromosome 5, EGFV_Vit.rip_1.0, whole genome shotgun sequence genomic DNA carries:
- the LOC117913884 gene encoding major allergen Pru ar 1-like has protein sequence MGVIPYENEITSSIPPAKMFKAFVLDVDKLNPKILPQTIKCVEIIEGVGGAGTIKKVTFGEGSQFNYVKHRVDGIDKENLTYSYSVIEGNALMGTLESISYEVKFAASPDGGSICKTTSKYNTKGEIDIKEDQIKAGKEKASGMFKAIEAYPLANPDAY, from the exons ATGGGTGTTATCCCTTACGAGAATGAGATCACTTCTTCAATCCCCCCAGCCAAGATGTTCAAGGCCTTTGTCCTTGATGTCGACAAGCTCAACCCTAAGATCCTGCCACAAACCATTAAGTGTGTTGAGATCATTGAAGGAGTTGGAGGGGCTGGAACCATCAAGAAGGTTACTTTTGGCGAAG GCAGCCAATTCAATTATGTGAAGCACCGGGTTGACGGAATTGACAAAGAGAACCTCACATACAGTTACAGTGTGATTGAGGGTAATGCTTTGATGGGCACCCTTGAATCAATCTCTTATGAAGTCAAGTTCGCTGCATCTCCTGATGGTGGATCCATCTGCAAGACCACCAGTAAGTACAATACCAAAGGTGAAATCGATATCAAAGAAGATCAAATCAAGGCTGGCAAAGAGAAGGCTAGCGGCATGTTCAAGGCTATTGAAGCCTACCCCTTGGCGAATCCTGATGCCTATTAA
- the LOC117913881 gene encoding major allergen Pru ar 1-like — protein sequence MGVITYEMEVTSSIPPAKMFKASVLDADNLIPKILPQAIKNVEIIQGDGGPGTIKKIYFGEGSQFKSVTHRVDGIDKENFTYSYSIIEGDALMGILESISYEVKLVASPDGGSICKNISKYHTKDDAVIDEEQIKAGKEKASGMFKAIEAYLLANPDAY from the exons ATGGGTGTTATTACTTATGAGATGGAGGTCACTTCTTCAATACCCCCAGCCAAGATGTTCAAAGCCTCTGTCCTTGATGCCGACAACCTCATTCCCAAGATCCTTCCCCAAGCTATCAAGAATGTTGAGATCATCCAAGGAGATGGAGGGCCTGGAACCATCAAGAAGATCTACTTTGGTGAAG GCAGCCAATTCAAGAGCGTGACACATCGTGTTGATGGGATTGACAAAGAGAACTTCACTTACAGTTACAGTATTATCGAAGGTGATGCTTTAATGGGCATCCTAGAATCAATCTCTTATGAGGTCAAGTTGGTGGCATCTCCTGATGGAGGATCCATCTGCAAGAACATTAGTAAGTACCACACAAAAGATGATGCAGTGATCGATGAAGAGCAAATTAAAGCTGGCAAAGAAAAGGCTTCTGGGATGTTCAAGGCTATTGAGGCTTACCTCTTGGCAAATCCCGATGCTTATTAA
- the LOC117914681 gene encoding major strawberry allergen Fra a 1-2-like, whose protein sequence is MGVFTYEQEITSSVPPAKMFKAAVLDADNLIPKVRPQAIKCVEVIQGDGGPGTIKKIHFGEGHKFKSMTHRIDAIDKEKFSLCYTVIEGDVLTDGVESICHELTVVPAPGGGSIYKNTSKYHTKGAEVCEEHVKGGKEDALATFKAIEAYVLAHPDAY, encoded by the exons ATGGGTGTTTTCACTTACGAGCAGGAGATCACTTCTTCAGTTCCCCCGGCCAAGATGTTCAAGGCCGCTGTCCTTGATGCTGACAACCTCATTCCCAAGGTCAGGCCTCAAGCTATCAAGTGCGTGGAAGTCATTCAAGGAGACGGAGGCCCTGGAACCATCAAGAAGATTCACTTTGGTGAAG GCCACAAATTCAAAAGCATGACACACCGGATTGATGCGATTGACAAAGAGAAATTCTCACTCTGCTACACTGTGATCGAGGGGGATGTTTTGACTGACGGCGTTGAATCAATTTGTCATGAGCTCACAGTGGTGCCTGCTCCAGGTGGAGGATCCATCTACAAGAACACCAGCAAGTACCACACCAAGGGCGCTGAGGTCTGTGAAGAGCACGTTAAGGGTGGCAAAGAGGATGCTCTCGCAACGTTCAAGGCTATTGAAGCCTACGTCCTGGCCCATCCTGATGCCTATTAA
- the LOC117914680 gene encoding major strawberry allergen Fra a 1.05-like, translating to MGVFTYESEVTSSIPPAKMFKAAILDSDNLIPKVRPQAIKSVEIIQGEGGPGTIKKIHFGEGSKFKSMTHRVDAIDKENFTFSYTVVDGDVLTGGIESISHELKVVASPDGGSIYKNTSKYHTKGDVEISEEHIKGGKEEALALFKAIEAYVLAHPDAY from the exons ATGGGTGTTTTCACTTACGAGAGTGAGGTCACTTCCTCAATTCCCCCAGCTAAGATGTTCAAGGCCGCTATCCTCGATTCTGATAACCTCATTCCCAAGGTAAGGCCTCAAGCTATCAAGAGTGTGGAAATCATACAAGGAGAGGGAGGCCCTGGAACCATCAAGAAGATTCACTTTGGTGAAG GCAGCAAATTCAAAAGCATGACACACCGGGTTGATGCGATTGACAAAGAGAACTTCACATTCAGCTACACTGTGGTTGACGGAGATGTTTTGACAGGCGGCATTGAATCAATTTCTCATGAGCTCAAAGTGGTGGCTTCTCCCGATGGAGGATCCATCTACAAGAACACCAGCAAGTACCACACCAAGGGCGATGTAGAGATCAGTGAAGAGCACATTAAGGGTGGCAAAGAAGAGGCTCTGGCATTGTTCAAGGCTATTGAAGCCTACGTCCTGGCACATCCCGATGCCTATTAA
- the LOC117914797 gene encoding major allergen Pru av 1-like has protein sequence MGVFTYESEVTSSVPPAKMFKAAILDSDNLIPKIRPQDIKSVEILQGQGGPGTIKKIHFGEGRKFKSMTHRVDAIDKENFTFSYTVIDGDVLTSGIESISHELKVVSSPDGGCIYKNTKKYHTKAGVEISEEHVKGGKEESLAVFKAIEAYIIAHPDAY, from the exons ATGGGTGTTTTCACTTACGAGAGTGAGGTCACTTCCTCGGTTCCCCCAGCCAAGATGTTCAAGGCCGCTATCCTCGATTCTGACAACCTCATTCCCAAGATAAGGCCTCAAGATATCAAGAGTGTGGAAATCCTACAAGGACAGGGAGGTCCCGGAACCATCAAGAAGATTCACTTTGGTGAAG GCAGAAAATTCAAAAGCATGACACACAGGGTTGATGCCATTGACAAAGAGAACTTCACATTCAGCTACACTGTGATTGACGGAGATGTTTTGACGAGCGGCATTGAATCAATTTCTCATGAGCTCAAAGTGGTGTCTTCTCCTGATGGAGGATGCATCTACAAGAACACCAAAAAGTACCACACCAAGGCCGGTGTAGAGATCAGTGAAGAGCACGTTAAGGGCGGCAAAGAGGAGTCTCTCGCAGTGTTCAAGGCTATTGAAGCCTACATCATTGCACACCCTGATGCCTATTAA
- the LOC117914796 gene encoding major allergen Pru av 1-like, producing MGVFTYESEVTSSVPPAKMFKAAILDSDNLIPKIRPQDIKSVEILQGQGGPGTIKKIHFGEGRKFKSMTHRVDAIDKENFTFSYTVIDGDVLTSGIESISHELKVVPSPDGGCIYKNTKKYHTKAGVEISEEHVKGGKEQSLAVFKAIEAYIIAHPDAY from the exons ATGGGTGTTTTCACTTACGAGAGTGAGGTCACTTCCTCGGTTCCCCCAGCCAAGATGTTCAAGGCCGCTATCCTCGATTCTGACAACCTCATTCCCAAGATAAGGCCTCAAGATATCAAGAGTGTGGAAATCCTACAAGGACAGGGAGGTCCCGGAACCATCAAGAAGATTCACTTTGGTGAAG GCAGAAAATTCAAAAGCATGACACACAGGGTTGATGCGATTGACAAAGAGAACTTCACATTCAGCTACACTGTGATTGACGGAGATGTTTTGACGAGCGGCATTGAATCAATTTCTCATGAGCTCAAAGTGGTGCCTTCTCCTGATGGAGGATGCATCTACAAGAACACCAAAAAGTACCACACCAAGGCCGGTGTAGAGATCAGTGAAGAGCACGTTAAGGGCGGCAAAGAGCAGTCTCTCGCAGTGTTCAAGGCTATTGAAGCCTACATCATTGCACACCCTGATGCCTATTAA
- the LOC117914798 gene encoding major allergen Pru av 1-like — protein sequence MGVFTYESEVTSSVPPAKMFKAAILDSDNLIPKIRPQDIKSVEILQGQGGPGTIKKIHFGEGRKFKSMTHRVDAIDKENFTFSYTVIDGDVLTSGIESISHELKVVASPDGGSIYKNTKKYHTKAGVEISEEHVKGGKEESLALFKAIEAYVLAHPDAY from the exons ATGGGTGTTTTCACTTACGAGAGTGAGGTCACTTCCTCCGTTCCCCCAGCCAAGATGTTCAAGGCCGCTATCCTCGATTCTGACAACCTCATTCCCAAGATAAGGCCTCAAGATATCAAGAGTGTGGAAATCCTACAAGGACAGGGAGGTCCAGGAACCATCAAGAAGATTCACTTTGGTGAAG GCAGAAAATTCAAAAGCATGACACACAGGGTTGATGCGATTGACAAAGAGAACTTCACATTCAGCTACACTGTGATTGACGGAGATGTTTTGACGAGCGGCATTGAATCAATTTCTCATGAGCTCAAAGTGGTGGCTTCTCCTGATGGAGGATCCATCTACAAGAACACCAAAAAGTACCACACCAAGGCCGGTGTAGAGATCAGTGAAGAGCACGTTAAGGGCGGCAAAGAGGAGTCTCTCGCATTGTTCAAGGCTATTGAAGCCTACGTCCTGGCACATCCCGATGCCTATTAA